CGATAGAGGTAGCAAATTCAGGGCCTTTCAGGTACTGATTCTTATCGTTGGCGATATATTCGTTCGCAAAACCGATTCTGCTGTCAAAACCAGTGGTATAATTGGCCAGCTGACGAAGATGTTTCAAATTTGAACCCCCACCTGTAAGAACGATTCCGGCAATCAGTTTTTTCTTTTGTTCAAAAGCACCGTAAGCTTTCAGTTCCGTATTCACCATTTCCAAAACTTCTTCTACTCTTGCATTGATGATCTGTGCTAAAGTTTTTAAAGAAATTTCTTTGTCTGGTCTTCCGTGAAGCCCCGGAATAGTTACAAAAGTACTGTCTTTTTCTAATTCGGGAACAGCCGAACCGAATTTTACTTTCAGTTGTTCTGCATGTTTCTCGATAATGGAGCAACCTTCTTTGATATCTTCGGTAATAATTCCGCCTCCGTATGGGATCACACAGGTATGACGGATGATATTATCCTTAAATATAGCAATATCTGTTGTACCACCACCAATGTCAACGATGGCTACACCAGCTTCTTTTTCTTCTTTGGTAAGAACGGCTTCAGAAGAGGCCAATGGTTCTAACGTAAGAGCTTCCATTTCCAGCCCGGCTTCACGAACGCATCTTGCAATGTTTCTGATGCTGCCCATTTGGCCTACTACAACGTGGAAGTTAGCTTCTAAACGTTTTCCGTGCATCCCGACGGGCTCTTGAATTTCCCCCTCAGAATCCACTTTATATTCTTGAGGAAGTACGTGGATAATTTCTTCTCCAGGAAGCATAACCAGCTTTTTTACCTGATCTTTTAATGCCTCAATGTCGTCGTCTGTGATAAATTTATCCGGATGTTCACGCATAATATAATCGGAGTGCTGCAGAGAACGTATGTGTTTTCCTGCAATACCTACCGTAACTTTGCGGATAGGAACGCCAGCACTGGACTGTGCTTCGGATACTGCAGCCTTGATTGAATTGATGGTTTGTGAAATATTATTCACAATCCCTTTATGAACACCAAGACTTTTAGCTTTTCCTACACCGAGAACTTCTATTTTCCCGTGTGCATTCCTTCTTCCGACAATCGCGACTATCTTCGTTGTCCCGATGTCCAGACCTACTGAATACTCTTGATTTTCCATTTTTATATCGATTTGATTTTTTTACTTATTTCCTTTTTTCTGTAAGGATATTATCCTATTTGTGTATTAAATGTCCTGAAGGACTTATTCTATTTTTACTTTTGCCTTGGGCTTGGGTTTTGCCGAGGCAGTGGCTTTTTTCTCTGTTTTTTTCGTTTCCTTTGTATGTGCTTTTGTCTTTGTAGCCTCTTTCGGTTTGGCCGGTGTGGAACTTGCTTTTTTCGCTTCCGCTATTTTTGGTTTAGTTTCTGTTTTTTTAGCCGCTATTGTAGGGGCTTTTGCCAATTCCATTTTTCCTGCTTTTAAAATACTGTCATTTTCTTTAAAATATGGATTTAAAGTAGTGACAATCTGGTTCTGATATTTTACAGAAACCATGCTGTATTTCTGAGGATCCTGATAGACCAGGTATTTTTCTACAAAAGTTTTAAATCCTTTTACTTTAAAATCAATATTATCAAGATCTCCAATTTCTACTCTGTAGTTTCCTTCGCTTGTCAGAAGGCTGTAACTCTCTTTATTTTTTGAGATTCCGATAAAATATTTCTTACTGAAATCATCCTTATCGATTTTTTCTACCAGTTCTGCCAGCTTTTCATATTCATCCGGCTTTACATTTCCGGTTACCAGCATACATGGATGCGAATAGGTTCTTGAGATAGGAAATTCAATTCCTTTTTCATCTACATAAAAATCTTTTCCATCTTTATTAAGCCTGAATACGGGAACTCTCTGCTTAATATCCAGATTCAGCTTCCCATTGAGATTCAGGTAGACATTGGCACTGTCAACAGCAGGAAGAGCATTTATTTTTTTTTCTAAAGAAGGGATGTTAAGATCACCTACATTTCCAGATGGATTTTCTTTTTTTACGATCTCCCTGATGTCTTTTTCATCCACGAAATACACCGGAGTTTTCTCGCTCATTTTTACAGAAATCTTATTGTCGGTAATCTGTTGCCGGCTGAATCTCTTCAACGAGAAACTCAGTAACAATCCAAGGATGATTACAGTGACAACAATTTTTAATATTCTGTATTTATTTTTCATACATCTTTTGTATTCATGTATTTATGTAAATGTATTCATGAATACGCAAATACATTATTACTTTTTACAATTTATTTATCCATTCACAGATTGGATCGTACAGGGTATCTATATTTCCTGCCCCTACTGTAAGAAGGATATCAAAATCTTTTTCTTTTATTTTTTCAAAAGCATCCGATAATGTGGATACTTCTTTTTTATCTAATGTTACTTTATCCAGCAGCCAGCTTGAAGTAATTCCTTCAAAATTCTCCTGAAGTTCTCTCGCAGGGTAAATATCGAGAAGGATAAGCTCATCTGCTTTGCTTAAACTTTCTGCAAATCCGTCTGCAAAATCTCTTGTTCTGCTGAAAAGGTGTGGCTGGAAGGCTACCAATAGTTTTTTATCAGGATAAAATGTTTTTATTGAGCCCATTACAGCGTTAATTTCCGTAGGATGGTGGGCATAATCATCAATATAAATCTTACCGTTTTGATAAATATGTTTCGTGTATCTTCTTTTAATTCCTTTAAAATTGGCAATTGCCTTTTTCAGCGTATCAAAATCTGCGCCTAAATTATGCAGAATAGCCAGTGCTACAGTAGCATTTTCCACATTATGGATCCCCGGAATTTCCCAGACAAAATCTTTAATGGTTTCTGTAGGAGTATGAAAGTCAAAATAAATTTTGTCATGCTCCATTCTCAGGTTGTCAGAATAGTAGTCTGCAGGCTCGTTCACCGCATAGGTTTTATGTCCTCTGCCGATTTCTAATCCTTTTCTTACAAAAAGCTGCTGATCATTGGGAACCAAAGCTGCAAACTGTCTGAAACCTTCTTCAATATGGCTTTTATCTCCATAAATATCCAGGTGATCTGCGTCTGTAGAAGTCACAACTGCCCAGTCCGGAGACAGGTTCAGGAAGCTTCTGTCATATTCGTCTGCCTCTACTACAGAATATTTGGAACCGTTGTACAGGAAGTTGGATTTAAAGTTTTCAGAAATTCCTCCCAAAAAGCATGAGAAAGGAAGATCTGCTTCTTTACATAAGTGAGCTACAAGGGTAGACGTAGTAGTCTTTCCATGAGTTCCTGCAATGGCAATACAGTCTGTGTTTTCTGTAATTAGACCTAAAACTTTAGCCCTTTTTAGAACTTCAAACTGATTTTGGTTGAAGTAATCCAATATTCCAAGCGTTTTGATCGCCGGAGTATAAATAACCAGAGTATCTTCTTTCTGAAGGGAAGTGATCCTTTCATCAATAAGATCTTCAAAAACAATATCAATTCCTTCGTTCATCAGGTTCTGAGTCAGCTTTGTATTGGTTTTGTCATAACCCAATACTTTTTTCCCGGAAGCATTGAAATAACGTGCCAATGCACTCATTCCGATACCTCCGATTCCGACGAAGTAAAAAGTTTGATATGTTTGTAAAATGTTCATTTATATTTTAATCTTTAATGACTCTTGAACCAATTCAGAGTTCTATTACTAATATTTTTATTATAAGACTATAATAAACTGACATCCATGACTCGTTAATGAAATAAATTTTAACGGCGTCAGGCTGAGCTTGTCGAAGCCTTCTAATCTTTCATCCTATTTTTGGATAACTCGGGTAATAAATCCCAGTTATCATTTATTATTGCTTCTTTCTTTTTTCTACTCCAGCCTTTAATTTGTTTTTCAAAGGTTATGGCTTGAGTAACATCATTAAATTCATGATAGAAAACAAGTTCAACAGGTTTTCTCGTATACGTGTAGCTTTCAGGATTTAATCCGTCATTATGTTCATTAATTCTTCTTTCCAAATCATTGGTAAAGCCTGTATAATAAGAACTATCAGAACATTTTACAATGTATACATAATATATTTTCATTCATTTGTGCTTGCTTACTGACCCTTCGACAAGCTCAGGGTGACAGATCTAATACTAACTGTTTTATTTTACTCTGAGCTTGTCGAAGCCTTTCTTAATCATTTTATTACTTTAAAAATTTCGTCTACAATCTCTTTTGCGGCGTTGGGCTTGGCAAAATATTTAAGATTGTCCGACATTTCTTTTCTTACACTTTCATTTTCGCAGATTTCTGATAATGTATTCCAGAATTTCTCCTGCATTTCAGAGTCTTTCACCATTCTTGCAGCATTTTTTTCAACCAGATTCATGGCATTTTTGGTTTGATGGTCTTCCGCAGCAAAAGGGAAAGGTACCAAAAGCACCGGTTTTTGTGCTACAGCCAATTCTGAAATGGCAATAGCTCCAGCTCTGGAAACAATGATATCCGCTGCAGAATAAGCCAGCTCCATATCTTTGATGAATTCAAGGATCTGAATATTTCTGGTATCTGTATCTTTTGTTTCTGCTAAAATATCTTTATAATCAAGCTTTCCTGTCTGCCAGATCAGCTGATAATCTTGATCTACAATTTGTTTTAAATGAGACTTCCATGCATTATTCAATGTTCTGGAACCTAAAGAACCTCCTACAGACAGAATCGTAAGTTTGTCTTTATTTAATCCCATTTTTTCTTTTGCCTGAGCAGTATCCTGCATTCCTGAAACAATGTTTTCACGAATCGGATTTCCGAGAAATTTTATTTTTTCTGCTGGAAAACCTTCTACTTTAGGGTAAGCGGTGAAAACGGCTTTAGCTTTCTTGCTTAAAATTTTATTGGTTACTCCTGCATGGGCATTTTGTTCCTGGATGAAAATAGGAATTCCCATTTTACTTGCTTCATAAAGAGCAGGTCCGCTGGCAAATCCTCCTGTTCCTACGGCAAAATCCGGAGCAAAGTTTTTGATAATCCTTTTAGATTTTGATAAACTTTTCAGGATCTTGAAAGGAAGTCCCAGATTCGATAGCAGATTTCCTCTGTCAATTCCGGCAATATCAATTCCCTCAATTTTATAGCCTGCCTGTGGAACTTTTTCCATTTCCATCTTTCCATTGGCACCAATGAACAAAAATTCTGCATCAGGAAATCTTTTTCTGATCTCATCAGCAATAGCGATGGCAGGGAAGATATGTCCTCCTGTTCCTCCGCCTGATAATAATATTTTCAATTTTTTGTCCATTTTAAGCGATATCGTTTATTTCTGCTATACTTTGTTTTTTGCCCATTCCTTCTTCATCATAAATCTGGATTCTTGAGCTTATATTTAAAATAATGCCTAACTGCAAATAGGTAACCAGCATGGAGGTTCCTCCGTAACTTATCAAAGGAAGCGGCTGCCCTGTTACCGGAATCAGATTCACGGCAACAGCTATGTTGACCGAAAGCTGAATAAAGATCATTACCCCGAGGCTGAGCACGAGCAACGATCCGAAG
The nucleotide sequence above comes from Chryseobacterium sp. 7. Encoded proteins:
- the ftsA gene encoding cell division protein FtsA; this translates as MENQEYSVGLDIGTTKIVAIVGRRNAHGKIEVLGVGKAKSLGVHKGIVNNISQTINSIKAAVSEAQSSAGVPIRKVTVGIAGKHIRSLQHSDYIMREHPDKFITDDDIEALKDQVKKLVMLPGEEIIHVLPQEYKVDSEGEIQEPVGMHGKRLEANFHVVVGQMGSIRNIARCVREAGLEMEALTLEPLASSEAVLTKEEKEAGVAIVDIGGGTTDIAIFKDNIIRHTCVIPYGGGIITEDIKEGCSIIEKHAEQLKVKFGSAVPELEKDSTFVTIPGLHGRPDKEISLKTLAQIINARVEEVLEMVNTELKAYGAFEQKKKLIAGIVLTGGGSNLKHLRQLANYTTGFDSRIGFANEYIANDKNQYLKGPEFATSIGLLMESLKIRDKKQNADEMIEIVTEQPKQETASVQPETVQTVQQAAPVQEQQSFENERQENRKAKLTFGQSLMEKVKKFFEEVE
- a CDS encoding cell division protein FtsQ/DivIB, which produces MKNKYRILKIVVTVIILGLLLSFSLKRFSRQQITDNKISVKMSEKTPVYFVDEKDIREIVKKENPSGNVGDLNIPSLEKKINALPAVDSANVYLNLNGKLNLDIKQRVPVFRLNKDGKDFYVDEKGIEFPISRTYSHPCMLVTGNVKPDEYEKLAELVEKIDKDDFSKKYFIGISKNKESYSLLTSEGNYRVEIGDLDNIDFKVKGFKTFVEKYLVYQDPQKYSMVSVKYQNQIVTTLNPYFKENDSILKAGKMELAKAPTIAAKKTETKPKIAEAKKASSTPAKPKEATKTKAHTKETKKTEKKATASAKPKPKAKVKIE
- the murG gene encoding undecaprenyldiphospho-muramoylpentapeptide beta-N-acetylglucosaminyltransferase, which encodes MDKKLKILLSGGGTGGHIFPAIAIADEIRKRFPDAEFLFIGANGKMEMEKVPQAGYKIEGIDIAGIDRGNLLSNLGLPFKILKSLSKSKRIIKNFAPDFAVGTGGFASGPALYEASKMGIPIFIQEQNAHAGVTNKILSKKAKAVFTAYPKVEGFPAEKIKFLGNPIRENIVSGMQDTAQAKEKMGLNKDKLTILSVGGSLGSRTLNNAWKSHLKQIVDQDYQLIWQTGKLDYKDILAETKDTDTRNIQILEFIKDMELAYSAADIIVSRAGAIAISELAVAQKPVLLVPFPFAAEDHQTKNAMNLVEKNAARMVKDSEMQEKFWNTLSEICENESVRKEMSDNLKYFAKPNAAKEIVDEIFKVIK
- a CDS encoding GIY-YIG nuclease family protein; protein product: MKIYYVYIVKCSDSSYYTGFTNDLERRINEHNDGLNPESYTYTRKPVELVFYHEFNDVTQAITFEKQIKGWSRKKKEAIINDNWDLLPELSKNRMKD
- the murC gene encoding UDP-N-acetylmuramate--L-alanine ligase, with protein sequence MNILQTYQTFYFVGIGGIGMSALARYFNASGKKVLGYDKTNTKLTQNLMNEGIDIVFEDLIDERITSLQKEDTLVIYTPAIKTLGILDYFNQNQFEVLKRAKVLGLITENTDCIAIAGTHGKTTTSTLVAHLCKEADLPFSCFLGGISENFKSNFLYNGSKYSVVEADEYDRSFLNLSPDWAVVTSTDADHLDIYGDKSHIEEGFRQFAALVPNDQQLFVRKGLEIGRGHKTYAVNEPADYYSDNLRMEHDKIYFDFHTPTETIKDFVWEIPGIHNVENATVALAILHNLGADFDTLKKAIANFKGIKRRYTKHIYQNGKIYIDDYAHHPTEINAVMGSIKTFYPDKKLLVAFQPHLFSRTRDFADGFAESLSKADELILLDIYPARELQENFEGITSSWLLDKVTLDKKEVSTLSDAFEKIKEKDFDILLTVGAGNIDTLYDPICEWINKL